The Phragmites australis chromosome 1, lpPhrAust1.1, whole genome shotgun sequence genomic interval GTTGGTAACAATGATGGGCTAGAGTCATATATATCTGCATTTGTCCAACGATCGTTATCACAAGCCAGGCAGATGGTTGACGAAGTCATGAAGGTTGGTTACAACGTAGCTGGCAATTACCGGACTCTGCGCAGCAAGTTTTTCCTAATTTCAGTATTTCACCATATGTTGTTGATTTGTTCTATAGGCAAACTCTGAAGGTAGCGAGGATGAAGAGGTAAGCACATTGAATCAAGCAACAGATTGTATAGGCCCGGAATCTGAAGCTGCTGTTCGTGATGCCCAACTTCCATTCAACCTGATATCAAACTGCATCGCGACGGTTCTTTCAATCAAGGTAGTTTCTTTTGCATGTATTGTCAACGAGAAGATATGGTTACAATTGTTTCCATCTCTCTTACCTTCCTTCTCCAATTTCATGCAGCGCCTTAGCGACTCGCGGCATCCACCTGCTAACATAGCAGGTGTCCTGGAGCGTGCTTCCTCGATGCTGCGCCCAAGCTGTCCAGGGAACCTCACAATCTACAAAGACATAGAGAGTTATCTCTCTGTCATAGCGAACCAGATACTTGCGCTTGTGCCAACAACATTGAGCAATGGTCCTGCCGTGTCGCCCCTGTAAAGGCCCCCAGGCTTGATCGATAGATTTTCCACCGGCTTCTTCCATGCTCAGCAGTTGAACACGCTTCTTCCTCTGCTGTCAGTTCTTAACGCACACATTTTGCCGCCATCTGACTGCCTTGAATGATGTTATGGAGAAGTCCTGTCGAATGGCAGCAAAGCATAGCATATGGAGGAAAGCTAAAACTCTGATGTTCCCACATGAGCTTGGATATGCGGCTTGGGATCATTGACTGTGTAGCTCCCTTGTAACCTGTGTATATACTTTCATGAATAGGTTATAGATCCTTCAGTTTTTGTAGTCTTGTACTTGTCAAATACAGATCCAGGATAGCGGAGATCTGATATTGTAGTGAATAATGTGATGTGATGTCTACAATCATGATTCTTGAATATAATGCGATATGCTGCGCTACGTAGTTTGCGTTTTCTCTCTGGAGGGAAGCCACCTGAATATTCATTCGTAGTTGATGCAAATGAACCAGATTACATCGAGAGACAGGCAAGTATTTTGCATGTAATACTGACCAACACTCCGTATTCTGTATTTGCCTCTGCATATTTTCTATCCAGATGGAACAAAGAAAACCAACAATCCTACCCTGTAATTTTCAGTGCTGCAATCTCCTGTTTCTTTTACACTGTGGATGAATTTACATTATGTTAGTACAATGCAATCAGGGAAGAAACACCCAGATCACCAACTGATCATCATCTTTCCTCGTCTTCTTGCAGGACCGTGAAGTGGAACTCTATCTGCAGCCGGCGGTGCGGCGCACCGCCGTCCATGCCACCAGCGCCCTTTTTCTCGATCTCCAGCTCCTCCCTGAGCGGGATGGCGGCCAAGAACCTCTTGATAAACTCCCTGCAGCACTCCTTCCCTGTGACGATCACCTCCTCGTTGTCCAGCGCCGACAGGGAGTGCATCTCCGACGTGCAGTCGAACCTGAGCATGTAAGCCTTGTCGCAGCCTTCGAACAGCCTCTCGCCGAGCGTGTCGACCACGTAGTACCCGTCGCTGGCCACCTTGAGTACGAAGAAGTGGTCGTTCCAGCTCACGATGTACACGTCCGCTCGGCCCGGCTCGCGGCTCCCGCCGCTGATCTCTCGCCAGATGTCGTCGAACGACATGGCGCCGGATAGGGACGCGAAGCTCTCCGGCTGGAAGAAGCCGACGAAGGCCTTGTCGTGCTGCACGGCGATGGGCCTCGTCCTCGCCGCGAGGACGGTCTCGAGGTCGAAGTGCCGGTTCGGGAATTGCGCCATGTGTGCCTCGTCGTTGCAGAGCTTCCTCCACTCCGACGAGCCGTCCCTGATGAGCGCGTCGAGCTCCGGCCGGGTGGGCATCGTCGGGTGGTTGGCGTGGAGGGCCGCGGCGAGCACCGCCACGAGCGCCGTGCACGCGCTCTCCCCGCCGGCGCTGTCGTCGCGCTGGTCGATGGACGCGAAGAACGCCGGCGTCTTGAGCTTCGTCTCCGCGTCCCTGCTCGTGAACTCGCGCGTCTCCCAGCTGCCGGCTGGATCGTCATCCTACAAAGATTCGTCGTCAACATCACCAATGCCAATGGATATGATCAGTAAAGGTTTCACTTCATCACACATCAGAAACTCACCATGCACTTCAAGGGCAGTTCTTGGGAGAGCGACTCGATGCTCCTCTTGTTGAAGtccctgctcctcctcgtccatGGCAGGAACCGGCGCTTTGACGTCGAGGCAGGCTCCGGGCTCGTGCCACCGCTTGTGCTGGCACTGCTGATGCTAATTGTGCTGCTACTACTGCTGATGCTGCTAACACTGCTGCTATCAGAGTTCCTTTTGTTTTCGAACACGGCCACCTTCCCTTCCTTTTCAGCCAGGTCAAGCAGCTGCTTCAGATCAAGAACATCACGATAGGTTACTTCGTCCAAGCTCTTCTGGTTATCTCGAATTGTTGCCAGCAGGTTCGTTCTCGACTTCTCCCTAGAAGAAGGTGGCGGCAGGTTCGTTCTCGGCTTCTCCATGAAAGAGACCGCCCTTCCGATGTCCGAGGGTGTGTTCATATCCACGAGTTCCACGTTAACCTGAATCATTAACCATGCAATTCCTTCGTTACAACTTGTTAATTCAGCAAGCAATAGTCACATCTGCAATCCAAATCCAAAGTAATTCCACTGGAAATGTAAATGGCCAACAATTGGAAGACAAGGGTGGGGGGAAAGAAGACGATTTTGCTTACATAAAGCATGGCATCACTTGCCCATCCATCCATCCTGACCCAGATAGGGACAACcaccagctgctgctgctgttgctgcagtTGCATCTCCCAGCAGCACTCCTCCAGGCTTATCATGGCTGTCCCAATCTCCTCAAGCCTCACCAGGTCTTTGCCGCTTCCTTGTTCTTGGAATCCCTGCATCACAAAGCAATTCTTATTGCCAACCTCGATGACTACAAGCCTACGCATTCACAAAAAGGGACCTAAAAGATAGATGCCTTGATTAGTACTCTGATTCCACTGTAGGTTTCAAGATTACCCTGAAATGGCAAAGGAGTAGCATTCCCTGACAAGTAAATGCTAGTACTCCTCAAGATTACTGCTTTGGAAGGAACCTAAATATGCTTTGATTCCTATTTTGGTTCTGTTCCATGGGAGGTCCCAACATTAGGGTGCGTGATACAAGCTCATAAAATCCacttagaaaaatatttggattgCAATCGAGgggaaaatatttacaaaagttAAGAAGTTGATAAATTGGAATAGAACTGAAGCcacacaagaaaaccaacagaCCCCGTGTTATCAACActgaaaagaaaagattcagaGACCAACACCTATGAAATGAAACTTTAACAAACATGAAAGCGAGGGGTACTGCTGAAACTTAATCTTCAAAATTAACATCATGACATAGATCTTGCTACCTAAAAAACTAAGCATAACTGAAGTCACTATCCGAACCAATAGGAACGGCCCACGTGGCCCTATCCCCTGTTCACAATTTCAATCCTCATACTAAaactttagaaaaaaaaaaccctgacCAAAGGTGATTACTTTTTCCTCAACTCAGCACTAAGTTAAGAATTATAGAGCCAGCTTAACCCAACCATTGACTTGTCCTCCCCAAATGCTGACCACTGCAT includes:
- the LOC133912478 gene encoding uncharacterized protein LOC133912478, producing the protein MVARKPPAGARRCGVRVGPARLEGLPAAWPGAAAVKVKWPAAGGALSQMLTGRWARGVTAVEAVGADGAVRWEARDCNRYRFDVEPAGARGRTERGVFFSILYGFQEQGSGKDLVRLEEIGTAMISLEECCWEMQLQQQQQQLVVVPIWVRMDGWASDAMLYVNVELVDMNTPSDIGRAVSFMEKPRTNLPPPSSREKSRTNLLATIRDNQKSLDEVTYRDVLDLKQLLDLAEKEGKVAVFENKRNSDSSSVSSISSSSSTISISSASTSGGTSPEPASTSKRRFLPWTRRSRDFNKRSIESLSQELPLKCMDDDPAGSWETREFTSRDAETKLKTPAFFASIDQRDDSAGGESACTALVAVLAAALHANHPTMPTRPELDALIRDGSSEWRKLCNDEAHMAQFPNRHFDLETVLAARTRPIAVQHDKAFVGFFQPESFASLSGAMSFDDIWREISGGSREPGRADVYIVSWNDHFFVLKVASDGYYVVDTLGERLFEGCDKAYMLRFDCTSEMHSLSALDNEEVIVTGKECCREFIKRFLAAIPLREELEIEKKGAGGMDGGAPHRRLQIEFHFTVLQEDEER